The segment TTTTGGGGCCATCCTCCGGGTTCAAGGGCACCATCTTTTTAAACTTGTAGGTGGTATCAATAGGATAAACATCAAACTCCACTTCTTTCCCATCCTTTTCCATCACGTACTGGTACCGTAAGGGAGCCGAGGGTTTCATGAGCTTTGGAATATTGGCCCCCACGCGGTAGGCTCTAAAATCAAGAAATGGCTCATGCTGGTAGGCGTAGATACTTACCACCAAAGAGAATAATAGCGCCACTACCACAATGGCTCCAGACACGCCACGGTTCATCTGGCCAAGAGAAAGTAAATGGCGTTGGGTAAACAGCAGCACCAGAATAAGCACCAGAAGCACCACGTCTTTGCCGAAGGATTGCCAAGGCGTAAGTTTAATGGCATCACCAAAACAGCCGCAATCGGTCACTTTGTTGTAGAACGCAGAGTAGAACGTGAGGAAGGTAAAAAATAAGGTCAGGAGAAAAAGCAGCCACAAGACTGTTTTCAACTTCCATCGCACCAGAAGGGCTACTCCCAGCACCACTTCCAGGGTACTCAGGAAGATAGACAGGTAGAGCGCAAAAGGTTTAAAAGAGAGGAAAATGGTTGAGAAGTCTGAGGAGAAAACCTCAAAATATTCCTCTAGTTTAATTGCGGTACCAACCGGATCGTTAAGTTTGATCAGGCCTGAGAAGATGAACAGACCTCCCACCACAATCCACGCGAAACGACTAAGAAGACGGAGAGCCATGGGCAGGGTAGTTTAGTTTTATAAGGCAGAACACAGCATAGTTGAGCATGTCACGGTAATTGGCTTCTACACCCTCAGAAACCAGCGTGTGGCCGGCATTGTCTTCTATCTGTTTGGTCCGGTAAATCTTCATCAAAATCAAATCAGTCATGGACTCAACCCGCATACTGCGCCAGGCTTCGCCATAATCATGGTTTTTATCCTGTTGCAAGGCATGCGTCTTCCGTATCTCTTCTTCGTACAGCTCCTTCACCCGCTCCACCGGCAAAGCCTGCTCGGTCTCGCCCTGTGCCAGTAACTGCTCCTGCATAAGGGCAATCACACAGTAATTTACAATGGCCACAAACTCAGAGGTGATACCATCCTGTATCTTCTGGGTGCCTTTCTCCTGGATGGAGCGGATGCGTTGGGCCTTTATAAAAATCTGGTCAGTGATGGAAGGCAGTCTGAGTATTCTCCAGGCGGTACCATAGTCCTGGGTTTTTTGCAAAAACAAGCGCTGGCATGCCTCAATCACTCGGTTGTACTCCTGGGCAGTTTGGTGAATCAAGTTTTTCGTTTTACTTTTATAGAAAATGAGAAAATAGGCCAATTGAACGCGAAAGATACACTTTTTTGCAAAAAAACCACCTTCAATTGTGGTGGAAGGTTGGTCTTATTGCACAAGCCCGTGGTCATGGGAATCCTTAACCTCACCCCGGATTCTTTCTATGCCAACAGTAGGCTGCAGAATGTATCAGAAGCGGTAGCACAGGCCGGAAAAATGCTGAACGAGGGTGCCTCCATTTTAGACATTGGTGGTTATTCTACGAGACCGGGAGCGCCTGAAGTTTCAGAACAGGAAGAGCTGAATCGCGTAGTACCAATAATAGAGGCGCTGTCCAAAGCTTATCCAGAGGCGCTGTTGTCCATAGACACGTTCAGGGCCCGGGTGGCGGAAGAAGCGGTTCAGAGGGGGGCACACATCATCAATGATGTTTCAGGAGGCACGTTAGACCAGAACATGTTCTCCACCGCTGGCAGATTAGGGGTACCGTACATTCTCATGCACATGCGCGGCACACCGCAGAACATGGCCTTGCAGAACCAGTACCTCAACGGCCTGCTGGAAGAAATAGTCTCATTTTTTGCCGAGCGGGTGGCGTTGCTGAGAGCGGCCGGTGTGAAAGACATTCTGCTGGACCCAGGTTTTGGTTTCGCAAAAAATGTGGAACAAAACTATCAACTGTTGCGCCGGTTTAAAGAACTAGAGGTGTTTGAGTTACCCCTTTTAATTGGGCTCTCCCGCAAATCTATGACCTATAAACCATTGCTGGTAGGTCCTGAGGAAGCCCTTACAGGCACAATTGTTGCCAATACGCTGGCGTTACTGAACGGGGCAGACATTCTGCGGGTGCATGATGTGAAAGAGGCGGTTCATACTATTGAGATTGTAAAAAAGATGTTGACGGCGTGATTTCATTATTTTCCATAGGGTTTTTAGAGATAGAATGGCTTGACATTATTGATGTCTTGCTGGTAACGGTACTATTGTACCAACTCTACAAACTCCTGACTGGAAGTGTGGCGCTGAAGATTTTCCTGGGGCTGTTGTCCGTTTACCTGCTCTACCTGGTAGTGAAAGCCGCCGGCATGGAACTGCTCACCATCATCCTGGGCCAGTTCATGGGCGTGGGTGTTTTGGCGGCCATTATTGTCTTTCAGCCCGAAATCAGGCGTTTTCTGCTCATGATCGGCAAGACCACGGCGTTCAACAACGAGCGCCTGTTCAGGAGCTTTCCGTGGCGCCGCACCGAGAACGCCGACAAACTTCCCATCACCCCCTTCATTGAAGCAGCCAAGTCATTAGCCGGTAAAAACACCGGTGCATTGATCGTTTTTGCCCGAAGCTCAGAACTACGCTACTTCGCAGAGTCTGGTGATGCCATTGACGCTATTGTGAGCAAGCGATTGCTGATTTCCATCTTCAACAAGAACAGTCCCTTGCATGACGGCGCCGTGATCATTCAGGGCAACCGCATCAAAGCCGCCCGCTGCATCTTGCCCGTGACGGAGAGCAACGACGTTCCCGCCTCCATGGGGTTGCGCCACCGGGCTGCCATTGGCCTCTCAGAAGTAACGGACAGCGTGGTGCTGGTGGTCTCTGAGGAAACCGGTCAGATTGCTTTAGTACGTAATGGGGAAGTGTACCGAAATCTATCGGCCGCTGACCTGCGCTCCAAGCTTAACCACTTCCTGTTTGACATTGAGCCGAAGGTGGTAGAGAAAGTAGCAGCTGCGTAATCAGTTGTTGATTCCTGTACAACCCGTCAGCTACATTTAGCTCAAAAGTCTTACTCCCGCTCCTTGCTTCCTTTCCTAAAATCAAGCTTATAACAGCAATATCGGTTTCCTCAGTGGGAAAAGCAGGTTGATAAATTTGTGTATCTTTTGGGCATCAACCAGATGACCATGCGATTCCCTCAACTCCTTTTACTTCTTCTGCTGCTTTCTTCCACTTTTTCGGTTTTCGCGCAGAAAACAGCTAAAGAGAAACCGGACCAGAAACTGACGCGGAAACTTCAGGACCTTACCAAAAGCTTTCAGGGCGAGGTGGGCATTTACGTGCGGCACTTGAAAACCGGGAAAATGGTGGCCATCAACGCAGACACCCTTTTTCCTACCGCCAGCATGATCAAGGTGCCTATTATGGTGGGCGTGTTTGACAAAATAGAGAAAGGAGAACTGAACCCTAAGGCCATTCTGCGCTACCGCGATTCACTGTATTACGCCGGCGAGGACATTGTTGGCAACTTCAAAGACAGCTCCACGGTAGCTTTAAGCAAAATCCAGATGCTGAGCATTACCACCTCAGACAATACTGGCAGCCTCTGGTTGCAGCACCTGACCGGCACTGGCACTGCCATCAACGCCTGGCTGGAGCAGAATGGCTTTGAACACACCAGAATGAATTCCCGCACCCCGGGCCGACGCGCCAACTGGCAGAAGTACGGCTGGGGTCAAACTACTCCGCGCGAGATGGCGAGTCTTGTCACCATGATCAGAGAAGGGAAGGCCGTTAGTCCAGCCGCGAGTGAGCGCATGTACCGCAACCTAGGCCGTATCTACGTAGATGACGTGGCGCTCTCTCAGATTCCGCCAACGGTACAGACCGCCTCCAAGCAAGGAGCTGTAGACCAATCCCGCTCAGAAGTGGTCCTGGTCAATGCCCCGCATGGCGATTATGTCTTCTGCATCATCACCAAAAACCAGAAAGACGAAAGTTGGGAATACAACAACGCGGGCTACGCACTAATCAGAGCGGTCTCCAGCACCCTTTGGAATCACTTTGAGCCTAAATCTGATTGGAAGCCAGCCAAAGGCGTTGAAAAGTATTAACGGCATTTTCTCCATCCAGCCTTAGAAGAGCAAGCGGAACACATGAACCAAAAATTGCAGCCTAATAAAGAGGTAATGCTTTCAAGCTTATTTCTGAAAAACGAGGCCTAAACAGCCGGCAAGATTAAAGCCCACCATCCACACCTGGTGCTTCTGGTGGGCTTTCCCCTTCATGAGATAGTAAGACCGCTATATTTGCCCTCTCCCCTATCTCAATCCTTAATTTTTCGTGCTTAACTCAGGAGCCTTCAAATGGAAGACATCTTTCAAAGCACGTTTGGCGGCATGATAACCACACATCCCGTGCACCCCGCCGCCCGGAGGCGTGGACGAGGAACATAAATACAGTCCTTTCGCCGAAGTCTGGTAAGGTGACAAGCTCACCACCGGGCGCGTGTACAATTGCCCTATATCAATAATGCCCCCGTTAATGTCACCGCCAATGTAGTTGGGGTTGTGCGCTTGCATTTGAGCGGTATTCATGGTGTGCCGGGCCAGAATCAAATCTTTAAAACCGGGCGCGAAACGCTCCACCTGATTTTCAATGGCCTGCGTCATGTCTTCGGTAGAACCGTTGGGCACGTGACAGTAGGCCCAGGCGGTATGCTTCCCCTTGGGGGCACGGGTATTGTCAAACAGGCTTTGCTGGGCCAACAACACAAACGGTTTCTGCGGATGGTGCCCAGCCGCCGATGCTTTCTCAGAGGCCGCAATTTCTTCCAGCGTATTCCCTATGTGAATGGTTCCGGCTTGACGGCATTCAGGTGCGGTGAACGGAATCGGGCCATCTAGGGCCCAGTCCATCTTGAAAACTCCCATGCCGTACCGGTAGCGGTACAGCTGTTTCCGGTAGAACGGGGTAAGTTTCTCTCCGGCTATTTCCAGCAATTGCTTGGGTGTAACATCTAAAAGAACCGCTTTGCTTTTGGGCAATTGGTCCAGGGAGGTCACATAAACCCCAGTCTCCACCTTGCCCCCTAAACTCTGGAAGTAAGATACCAACGCGTTTGCGATTTGCTGAGAACCTCCTTTGGGAACAGGCCAGCCCTGCAAATGCCCCACGGCCATGAGCACCAGGCCAATTGCCGAAGTAGTTAAGTTTGACAAAGGCTGTATAGAGTGCGCCGCCATACCCGCCCACAACCCACGAGCCTCTTGGGTTTTGAAGCGGTTCGCCAAAAAGGTGGCTGAGGTAAGCGCGTTTAACCCGAAGGACGCCAAGTCAATGGGGTGGCTGGGAATACGCAAGGGGCCCAGCACATCAGGTGCCATGGCGGGCCAGCTTTTCACCAGCGGCTGCATCAGGTTCAAATACGCCTGCTGGTCTTTCCCCAGAGACTGTGCCGTATCTTGCAGCGAAGTGAACAGGGCTGCTGCCGTTCCATTGTCAAAGGGGTGCGCCGCCGAAACTGGCGGATACAGGAACTCCAGCCCGTGCTCTTGCAGCGGCAGGGTTTTGAAGAACGGAGAACCCGCAGCCAACGGATGAATGGCCGAGCATACATCGTGCACAAAACCCGGCAAGGTCAATTCCTGGGACCGAAGCCCCCCGCCTAACTGGTCTTTGCCTTCTACCAACAGCACCTCCAACCCGGCTTGTTGTAAGGTAATTGCCGCCGCTAATCCGTTAGGCCCGGAACCTACCACTACCGCATCATATTGAGTACTACGCACGCCCGTTTGTCTTTAGTTTGATGTTCCTATGTAAAACCACCAGGCAGAGTTACTGTTTTAAGCCGCTTTCTCTAAAACCGACCTAAAAACAGATTTCTGTTCTTGCGTATAGGAAGCTACAAGCTACTCAATTTTTCTATGTCTGACGCGCCTTTTCTACCGCTTTTCCCGCAACTCACCCCCATCCTCAGCAATGCAACCGCCCTGGATTTTGAAACCACCGGGGTAAGCGGAAGCAAAGGACGGGTGATTGAAATAGGAGCTGTTAAGAGTGCGCACGGCAAAGTTGTCGGCCGGTTTCACACCTTGGTAAAACTGAAAGGGGAACTACCCAAAAAGATAACTGAGATCACCGGCATCACGCATGAGGACCTGGTAAATGCCATGGAAGAGCGTACTGCCTTCTCTATTCTGAAGGAGTTTATAGGCGATAGCACCGTAGTAGCCCACAACGCTCCTTTTGACCTTGGCTTTCTGTACAGCACCTACCGCAGACTAAAGCTGGGACCGGTGCAGCATCCGTTCCTGGATACCCTGTCGGTGTGCCGCTTGCGCCAGCCGTCGCCGCGTAATTTGCCAGACATGTGCAAAGCCTATGGCATTCCGCTTACCCGATGGCACCGTGCCCTGCCAGACGCCACCGCTACCTGGCACCTGCTCCACCGCCTCCATGAAGAAAGCCCCTTAGATGGCATGCGCAACAAGCTTGTTCTAAATCCCAAGTACCCGGCCCCGTTCTGGCTGCCTCCGCTAGCCGAGGTCCTTTCTCCGCCCGCTTCCCTTCGATAGAAACGGGGGTTTCAAATTAAACAACCCTTTGATAAAAATAAAACAAAATCAACATACCCCCTCATTCAAATTCAGGTACTTTCCGTTTTAAAAACCCGTACTTATTCAATCCACCCAATTTTACAGCATTCGTTTAAGCTAGACGGAGGAATAAGAAGCACCACGCGTTTATGATTATTCCTTTTCAAGCTAAAGATATTACTCACTATAAAAGGAGAAGGAAATGGGAAAAGTGCGGTTGATATGGATGATCTTCTTTGCTGGGTGGATGTTTTCATGCTCTTCCAGCGACGAGGCTCTGGACGAGATTGATCAGGACACAGGCTTTCTTACCCAAGGGGTTTACCCGCTGCAAAATGTCCGTGATTTAGACCCGATCATTAATGAAATAGGCAACAGCCAGTACGTTTTAATTGGGGAAGCCTCCCATGGCACTTCTGAATATTACACCTGGCGCGCCGATCTTAGCAAAAGACTGATTCAGGAGAAAGGATTCACCTTGATTGCAGTGGAAGGTGACTGGCCCTCGTCTTACTCTTTGAACCAATACGTGCAGGGAAGACAGGGCGGCACAGCCCAGCAGGCGCTGCAATCATTCCGGCGTTGGCCTACCTGGATGTGGGCTAACCAAGAAGTAGCAAGCTTCTCTGAGTGGCTTCGGCAATACAACCAGCCCTTGGCCCAAAACCAAAAGGTAGGCTTTTACGGCATGGACGTGTACAGCATGTGGGAATCTCTGGAAGAGGTAAGAAACTATATGCAAACGGCAGACCCAGCCGTGGCTCAATTGGCTCAGGCCGCTCTTAACTGCCTTGGCCCTTACAATAGAGATGAACAGCA is part of the Rufibacter tibetensis genome and harbors:
- a CDS encoding BT_3928 family protein, with translation MALRLLSRFAWIVVGGLFIFSGLIKLNDPVGTAIKLEEYFEVFSSDFSTIFLSFKPFALYLSIFLSTLEVVLGVALLVRWKLKTVLWLLFLLTLFFTFLTFYSAFYNKVTDCGCFGDAIKLTPWQSFGKDVVLLVLILVLLFTQRHLLSLGQMNRGVSGAIVVVALLFSLVVSIYAYQHEPFLDFRAYRVGANIPKLMKPSAPLRYQYVMEKDGKEVEFDVYPIDTTYKFKKMVPLNPEDGPKITDFNVWNDQGDFTKEMFLGNRLLVLVKDVKKADQESFKEINTLLAGVEKSQTPKIVPVVITSSSSQEFDVFRHEVNLSAPYFFADATVLKTMIRSNPGLLLFRNGVVVEKWHYNDIPELLEVQELVK
- a CDS encoding DUF1599 domain-containing protein, whose translation is MIHQTAQEYNRVIEACQRLFLQKTQDYGTAWRILRLPSITDQIFIKAQRIRSIQEKGTQKIQDGITSEFVAIVNYCVIALMQEQLLAQGETEQALPVERVKELYEEEIRKTHALQQDKNHDYGEAWRSMRVESMTDLILMKIYRTKQIEDNAGHTLVSEGVEANYRDMLNYAVFCLIKLNYPAHGSPSS
- the folP gene encoding dihydropteroate synthase, with the protein product MGILNLTPDSFYANSRLQNVSEAVAQAGKMLNEGASILDIGGYSTRPGAPEVSEQEELNRVVPIIEALSKAYPEALLSIDTFRARVAEEAVQRGAHIINDVSGGTLDQNMFSTAGRLGVPYILMHMRGTPQNMALQNQYLNGLLEEIVSFFAERVALLRAAGVKDILLDPGFGFAKNVEQNYQLLRRFKELEVFELPLLIGLSRKSMTYKPLLVGPEEALTGTIVANTLALLNGADILRVHDVKEAVHTIEIVKKMLTA
- the cdaA gene encoding diadenylate cyclase CdaA, whose protein sequence is MISLFSIGFLEIEWLDIIDVLLVTVLLYQLYKLLTGSVALKIFLGLLSVYLLYLVVKAAGMELLTIILGQFMGVGVLAAIIVFQPEIRRFLLMIGKTTAFNNERLFRSFPWRRTENADKLPITPFIEAAKSLAGKNTGALIVFARSSELRYFAESGDAIDAIVSKRLLISIFNKNSPLHDGAVIIQGNRIKAARCILPVTESNDVPASMGLRHRAAIGLSEVTDSVVLVVSEETGQIALVRNGEVYRNLSAADLRSKLNHFLFDIEPKVVEKVAAA
- a CDS encoding serine hydrolase; its protein translation is MRFPQLLLLLLLLSSTFSVFAQKTAKEKPDQKLTRKLQDLTKSFQGEVGIYVRHLKTGKMVAINADTLFPTASMIKVPIMVGVFDKIEKGELNPKAILRYRDSLYYAGEDIVGNFKDSSTVALSKIQMLSITTSDNTGSLWLQHLTGTGTAINAWLEQNGFEHTRMNSRTPGRRANWQKYGWGQTTPREMASLVTMIREGKAVSPAASERMYRNLGRIYVDDVALSQIPPTVQTASKQGAVDQSRSEVVLVNAPHGDYVFCIITKNQKDESWEYNNAGYALIRAVSSTLWNHFEPKSDWKPAKGVEKY
- a CDS encoding phytoene desaturase family protein, with the translated sequence MRSTQYDAVVVGSGPNGLAAAITLQQAGLEVLLVEGKDQLGGGLRSQELTLPGFVHDVCSAIHPLAAGSPFFKTLPLQEHGLEFLYPPVSAAHPFDNGTAAALFTSLQDTAQSLGKDQQAYLNLMQPLVKSWPAMAPDVLGPLRIPSHPIDLASFGLNALTSATFLANRFKTQEARGLWAGMAAHSIQPLSNLTTSAIGLVLMAVGHLQGWPVPKGGSQQIANALVSYFQSLGGKVETGVYVTSLDQLPKSKAVLLDVTPKQLLEIAGEKLTPFYRKQLYRYRYGMGVFKMDWALDGPIPFTAPECRQAGTIHIGNTLEEIAASEKASAAGHHPQKPFVLLAQQSLFDNTRAPKGKHTAWAYCHVPNGSTEDMTQAIENQVERFAPGFKDLILARHTMNTAQMQAHNPNYIGGDINGGIIDIGQLYTRPVVSLSPYQTSAKGLYLCSSSTPPGGGVHGMCGYHAAKRALKDVFHLKAPELSTKN
- a CDS encoding 3'-5' exonuclease, with product MSDAPFLPLFPQLTPILSNATALDFETTGVSGSKGRVIEIGAVKSAHGKVVGRFHTLVKLKGELPKKITEITGITHEDLVNAMEERTAFSILKEFIGDSTVVAHNAPFDLGFLYSTYRRLKLGPVQHPFLDTLSVCRLRQPSPRNLPDMCKAYGIPLTRWHRALPDATATWHLLHRLHEESPLDGMRNKLVLNPKYPAPFWLPPLAEVLSPPASLR